A region of the Lachancea thermotolerans CBS 6340 chromosome E complete sequence genome:
GAAATGGGTCGGCGCAAAGAAGGTGTAGGGGATGCCGGATTCCGCGATTATCTTATGTCCCTCCATCCTGATGATGTTCGGCACCATGTTATCCTTGATGTTCTTAAGGGCTGGAGGATAGGCGCCTAGAGCCCCGATTTTCGCGATATACTGAATGTCCAGCCCCTGTGCGGCGGTCATCAAGTTTTGCACACCTTCCCGCTCTTCGTAGAATGGAAGGGTCAGGTCCGCTGTCTCTGTGGCAAGATTGGCGTAAATGGCGTCCATCCCGTCAAGGGCGGCGCGTAGGCTCGGGATGTCCTGCAGATCCCCCTGAATGATCTCTATATTTGAGGGAAGCATACTCTTGGCCTTGTCCGTGGAGCGGACAATCGCCCGGACCTCGAAGGTTTTCGCCAGTTCTGCGGCAACCGGCGCGCCGAGACGGCCCGTTGCGCCGATGAAGGCTATCTTTGTTATAGGTCTCAAAGACATTCCTAATTCGCTGAT
Encoded here:
- a CDS encoding SDR family oxidoreductase (weakly similar to uniprot|Q2JVJ5 Yellowstone A-Prime CYA_1049 NAD-dependent epimerase/dehydratase family protein), with product MSLRPITKIAFIGATGRLGAPVAAELAKTFEVRAIVRSTDKAKSMLPSNIEIIQGDLQDIPSLRAALDGMDAIYANLATETADLTLPFYEEREGVQNLMTAAQGLDIQYIAKIGALGAYPPALKNIKDNMVPNIIRMEGHKIIAESGIPYTFFAPTHFMELLPNMIDKGALQWIGNTEVKVYWISVADYARQVVRAFQNYSAMPEHCPVQGPEALSVQQAMEQFIQNYDPTLKIRVAPLWVIRVIGLFNSKMKFVAHLFAYFGNHEDPFYAEQTWKELGKPTVTLEMFAKSLHQNRAAT